The genomic window GGCGAGCTTCACCATGATATCAGTCATAACCGATTGCTGTGATGCCATAGTTTTCTGCATAGCCTCAAAGAGCTCTTTGTGTTGATCTACAGATGAACATAGGGTTTCCAGTTTGTCGACCAGTGAATCTTGGCGTTCATTAATCAACGCTAATTGTTCCTCCATGGCTCGGGATCGCGTCTTAGCTCCGTCTGTCATAAACGGAATGCtctctcaacgaaagcaccaattGATGCCACCCCGAGGCCGTCTTCGGATGTTGATCGGTGAGATTGAGAGTTTGGGGctaagaagagagaaaatagaagaacagaagggagaagagaagaggagagaagaggaaagaaaagagaaggtagcTACGCACATACCCTTCTCATCATTCATTGGCAGCTATTATAGCCTGGTAACATAACAAACATCATAACAACCTGACGAATTACAACCATTGGTCATACGTCAGCCACTACCCCTGATTCCCACTACAGCCACTACCCTGATTCCCACTACATAACAAAATCCTTAAATTTAGTACCACTTGTCACGCCTCTATTCACACGACTGGACATCCTCGGACGCTCGTCAACATATTTCTTCTTGACCTGGTCAACTGGCACATTCGTGACAATACACAGTCCCATCTCTTTAGAGAGCTCATCAACATTCCTAAAAACCACAATTTCTCTAAAAAGGAATAGCTTTTTTACTACATCATGCAGTCTCTAGTTTATCAGATAAACCTCCTTCAACATCCAAGCCAAGCTCCTTCTCCAATGCCTTCCAACCACCCAACAAATTCTCTGGAAAGCTCTTCCTCACCTTAGTAATCACACTCTTTGCATCTTCAACCCTTGAAGCCTTCACCAATCTCTCCACAAAGCCCTTCATTGTCTGGAAATCTGGAATCTTATGACATCTCACACTATCCTTGAACACCTCCAAACCCCAATCCAAATCCCCATTCTCATACAAACAAGGCAACAACTTCTTATAGGTCGCCGCATTTGGCCTCCGATTCTTCCCTTTCATGCTCTTATAGACCTTCTTGGCATCCTCATACTGCTTGGCATTGCAATAGCTTGTCATAAGATAGTTTAAGGTAATGGTGTCCGGCTTCAACCCGGCAGTCTCCATCTCTTCTATCAACTTAAGAACTTCCTCTGGCTTCCCATGAAGTGCACGGTATGAAACCTTCACATTGTATGCAGGCAAGTCAGGCACACATCCCTTCTCCAACATTGTTGTCCAGAGCTTCTCAGCCTCTTCAAAAAACCCTTCTTTGTAGAGTGAATCAAGAACAGTAGTGTAAGTGATTGCAGTGATCTCCATGCCTTTGTCCTCCATTACCTTGAGGGTTTCCAAAGCTTTGTCAGAGTTGCCCGAGAGGAAGAGGGATTTGATTAGGATGGAATAGGAGATGTTGTCCGGGACTATGGAGTGCTTCTCAGAGAGATCGAAGAATAACGTGGGGGCACGAGCGGGGAGCTTGGCTTTGATGCAGGCGGAGAGGAGGGCGTTGAAGGAGATCACGGTGCGAGGAGAGCCGAGAGAAGGGAGGTCCTCGAAGAGGGAAAGGGCGTCGTCAAGCATGCGGCCGGTGCCGTAGGAAAGGATGAGGGATGCGAGGAAAGGCTcatgggaggaggaggaggagttgaGCAAACGGGAGCGGAGGAGGGACTGGATGTCTGAGAGGCGGCCGGAGCGGACGAGGCGGCGGACGGCGAGGTCGAATGCAAAGCGGGAGGAGGGGGATGGATTGGAAGGGAGAGAAGAGAGGATGGCGAGGGCCTTGTCTGGATCGAACTCACGGCGGAGGCGGGATTTGGCAGCAGAGACGGAGATGATGGAGACGGTGGGTGGAGATTGAGCATCTGAAGACTGGGCTCCGCCGGAAGAGGTGATAGTGGAGAGGCGGCGGAGGTGGTGAAGCAGCGAGTGGTGGCGGCGGCGAGAGGCGGAGATGATCGCCATTTTTCGATCGTGGAGTGAGGGCGAGAACGAAGGTGAGGTTTATATAAGGGTTTAGGGATTTGGGTTTCGTTTTGCATTTATAACcctgaattatttttatttatatgtttatatatttactcATAAGTCATAGTGTTATATTTGTAGTTTTAGCCTAAAGATGTTTAGTATTTTTAGTATCTTTAGGAGTTCTAATGGAAAACCAAACATAGACTTTTATGGTTACAAATAAACTCATGTTTTAGgcttaaatcataaattatttgTCTACTTGTTGATCATCAATTTTGGGACAAATTAGCAAttagtgcttttttttttgaactcgTGACTTCTGAAACACAGATAAGTTACATTGGTTCCTATCATCAATTCAttactatcttttattttttaattttaattttaattttttacaaaaatcacAAACTCCGTTAAAGAAAAGAACATACCGATATATAAGTGCATGAATTACCACACTTTTGCAGTGAATTACCATTGgtctctcattctttttatttttttaattttttatgaattggCTTTTCCAAGGAAAAATTAAAGCATAATAATTTacctaaaacaaataaaaaatgactGTTACAAACATTATGCCataatttgatttcaaaaatCTTTTACATCTATTTGGTGATCAATATAAGGAAGAACAAGTGGTTCAAATGAATTCTAACCAGTGATTTCAAAGGAATCCAAATgaacaattaaggaaaacagttaaaattatcttatttctatttgcacaCAAACAAAGTAACATCAGAAAGCTAGTACATTAATACATACTCAAACAATCAGCATCTCTTTGGCACCATCCTTAAATCTTCATGAACAACTAGAAGACAATGTCAATGAAATTAGGTTTTTGCTTTCGGATCTGGGCAAGGAATGATTCCCCATTTCCTTCTCAACTCATCCAAATTCTCATTGAAATGCTTCTCATAGTACACACACATTAAGTCAGTGCAACTCATTCCGGCACGAGCTGCCCATGGGAAATAATGCCTGAAGAATAAAGCCCTCTGTTTCTCACTGAACCTTGCTGATCCGCCGATCACAGAAAGAAAGCACATTGGGAGAAGCATTTGCTCAAATTCTATTACTTTAAGGGCAGACTCACCAATCAAATTAGTTGGAAGACCAAATAGGACGTGCCAGAAGTCGTGCACCTCCCGAGCACGTGTGGCTACATATGCCAAGTCTTCAGAGTCCATAAACCGAACTGGTGGTCGGTCATCAGGGGAAAAGTTTCTTGTTCCCATGAACCTCGCATAAGCCCAGCCGAAAGGTGTTCTCTGGCATGTCCCATGCATGAGAGACTCTGTGCAGATACAACTCGCGGCTGGTTCAATAGAACTTCCTGaacccaaaacaaaaaaatgatcaaGAAATAATTTGCAAGCAGCTTATATATAGGAATCATCATAGTGTGCTTTGGTATGATGTCATGTTTAAGTACACTTATAAATCAAGATGCTATATTTGTAATTTAGGTGTTCCCTTTCATGTTCTGTACCCTATGCTGCAGAATTTTTTAACTGCTGTGCTCTCACTACCTTTTCAAGGTAGGCATCCTTTCTCATTGCAGATCTATAATATTTCACAACAATCAAATCCTGCTTGGTTGGCACCATCTGCGTTTATCTACCTGAATGTCAAGGTTATCATAAGGTTTCATGAAAATTGAACTGACTAGTCTCTACAGTAGAAGGCGAGCATAAGTGAGAATGATAAATGAAATAGCTAAGTACTTCAGGCATTTGAAACAGGTGGATTCAAGCACCATCAAGTGAACTATAATCTGTACAGAAGCCATATTACACCCTTTGAAGAAAGTGTAACTATAGTTATTCTACTTCCTATTAAATGTAATAGGGAATTTGGCAAGGTCCAGTCATGCCCTCACAAATATGATCTTCTGGATCTCTCagcaaaagaaaattgaagGAGAATGTTTGGCCAAATTAAATACAAAGTTTACCTCTGAAAAATatgacaatgaaaaataaatggacAATACTATGAACTAGTCTGAAGGGAATGAGGATAACCATAATATACAAGATCTGCACTTCAACATCTTAAAGAAGGATCATACCATCCAACCAAATGGAACCACCCAGAACTTGAAACGCATAATTCCAGAAGTAGATGACATCTCACAAGGTTGAGTTGGGATTACCATTGTTTACCAGATCAGAGACGTGGAATAGATGAGTGAAATGTGTATAATCTTTGCATACATAAATAGTAATTGAGAGTGGGGGAAAAGACTCATTAATCACTCAATGGATAAAATACTTAATGTAATTTTATGATCCAAACTACTACACAAATAAGATAACTTCTCCGAGATTAAGTACACatgaaaataatatcaaatacaCTTACTCTTCCTTCAGGATTCTTCTTCATTCGCTCGAGCACTCTTTCAAAAGCTGGTTTACCAGTTGTCTCCCCAAGAGCAGCAATTAGGTCTGCTCTTCTGGGGTCCATCAGAGCACCAAAAGCAGAACCAATAGCTACTGCTGCTTGCTGCCATCCCTTCAGATGAACACGTGCTCGTTCAATCATTTTACTAACCTCTTAAAATATGATCTCTGATGAAAAAAGAGCCacaatgaagaaattaaaatgattatcaAATCATAAGCAAATTTAGACTGTAATGGGTTCAATCACTCAAAATTTCATCTTCTCgaaacaaataacaataacacTTCACAAACCAGATATAGCACTATAAAACATTATTGAATTGGATGCTATACAACACAATTGAACCCATAAAACctattatttaaatgttaaacaaataattatgtGAACCCCCATCTACACTACAAGAGTGCAACATCAATTGGTCCATGCTATACATAATATCATATGTGTCACACCTATCATCGATGCTTTTAACCATGGTAATAGGGTGTTTAATTTATCCTCATATATGATCGGTTCTTCCaaaacacaagataaaaacTACATAAGAAGATAGGTGTAGAATCAAGATGCAAAAATTATGCTCATTTGACACAAGTTTTAACCATTAATGGTGAATGCACCTCTGCTCAAGTTTCACCATTGCGCACAAGTATGTCTAGCAGGATATAAGCTTATAGACAATAAGCAATACAATGCTATTAAAGTttggatcttcaaatcaaatcaaatgctAATATGATCACTAGTTACAGAATACACCAAAATTTGGCTTTGAAATCCAAATTTAATGAGAAGCAGGATTTCTGAAAACccaaatgacagataaaaagttCATTGAATCTTCTTCACATTCAGAAGCCCAACATCTAAAACTTGTTTCCCTTGAAAGGTATAAACAAAGCTtctcattcaaacaaacaacatcaaattaaggacaaattgaaattaaaaaccctaatcattcaTAGATACGCAGAGAGAACAACCACAAGATTAAGGCTTCGGAGTAGTCATACCTCAAAGAGATCAAATCAAGGAAGATGGTCGGATCTCAATCAGAGAACTCGATCCCGCGTCCAGCGCTCCTCACTGCTGCTCTTCGTCCACGCCGCGTTAGCAATGACGTTGTTCGCTGCCGAATCGACTTGGTGGGTGCTGCGGCTTCTTCGCCGCAAGCGACGGCGAGCCGGGGATCGCCGGTGAAGGAGGTGTGCCTGCCGGCCGAGTTCTCCCGTGTGGAGACGATCATCTGAGATTCGTTTTATAGGTGGATTGAATCCAATCCTGACCgttaatttttttcccccatttttccctttttggtCAATAATGTTCTGTGAAATTAAACCCttattttcatgtgttttagattaaattaaatataaattgggTTTTAGGGATGTAAATTATACTCTgttcttatatataaaaaaaaattaatacaaagaaCAAGGCATATATTTGTAgagaaagaaaattattaaaatatcttaaataaacataaatactgTGCATATTAATTAGGGCAAGTCTTAGGTATATGAGACCAAGGCCTATGTCTAGAACCCCATGATTTCCGGGACCccataattcatatattatttttttaaaaaaattatatttaatatcttcATTTAATTATCTTTACTACATAATTatcatattgaaaattttaatttttttccaactatAAAATGTGCAATAAATTTAAACCTAGGgtctcataattaatttttttaattatatttaaatttttatttaattaccaataataacattataattttttttttgataaaataggAAAAGTACATATCATATTCCTTACTTTAAGTAGATTTTAAGATCAGATTTTTCCCAAACACAAAAACATTACCCAACCAccataaatttcataatatatataataaaatataaaatgaattttatGATTAACATTTTGAAGAACAAGAgcacattaattaaaatactttaaaaatcaTTAACAGTTGATACAATGCAAACACTCAACTCAACACTACTTCCTCttgagaaaaggaaaaggaagtgTAGCAACATGATTATGAGCCACAGTTCCAATCCAAAGTTTACCAGCCACTTCCCTGACTTCACTCACCAACTTCACAACCTCCCCTCCTCTATCTTCAAGCACCTCCAAAACCTCACCATCTTCACTGAAAAGACAAACAACAGTGAACATCTTCATTGACATTATCCTTCCCAGAAAGCTCAACTTGAGAGGAAGCTTGAAGTAAATGCTCCTCAGCCATGGATGTTGTGAGAGAACTTCTTGTGCTGGAGTTCTACAGCAATCAATGGCCACCCAGAACTGCCCTTTATCATTCATTCTCACGTTGTCTGGAAACCCTGGCAAGTTTGCAAACAGTTCCAGTTCCCCAGTTTTAGGACCTTCAAGCCAGTACTTCATAATCCTGCAGTTAGTTGTCTCAGTGAAGAGGAGAAAAGATTGGTCTTTAGATAACTGAACTCCATTTGGAAATGCTAAGCCTTGCAAGACAACATGAGTTGTTTTTGATGGAGGATCATATCTTAATAACCTTCCTGTTGCTTCTCCTTCCAGTAGTATAATGAAGTGATCCCTTAACCAATTCATACAACAAAATCAAGTTAAAATGAAAGATGATAGACtgttgtgtgtatatatatatatatatatatatgtttgtatgtaTGTGCACTTACTTTCTAGTGTATCTCATGCTGGTGTCAGTGAAGAAGATAGAGCCATTTGAATGAAGATCCAAGTCATTTGCAAAGATGATAGGATTCCCATGAACATGAGATGCTAGAGGAGTTGCAAGCCCTCCTTCAGCCCCTAGTTACCATTAAACCATGATAGGCGTCGGCGATATAGAGCTCGCCGGTGATTTTGTTAAATCTTAGGCCCAGAGGGCGCCCGCaaagcttctccttcttgtgTTGCAGTGGTGTTGTTGAATACACACCATTTGCACATGCCTTCTCAGTCCTTCattcatatttatcaaattaactgATGTGAGACTATTAGTTATACTCTGATGATAATAATTACCGAAAAGAGAAGTTAAAGAGTTGATTACCAATTAGgactaacaagagaaaaggTCTCCCATCCTAAGGCACCTCCCATCCACCTTACAATCCGGCCATCAGCCAAACCAGCATAAGGACCTCTGCCCTTAATATCAAACTCCAAAGACTCTGGTCCAAACACCTCATCAACAAACTCCAACCTCCCAAACCTTAACTTACTGCCATTGTCTGCTCTCCATTTCTCCATCACTTCTTTATATGGTGCTATATCATGAGCCTTCACTGGCCTGTAATCATACCCACCCAATGGACCCatttcaaatgggtccatgtaaATCAACCCCAATGCTAAGGCAAAGAAGACAAGCCATGGTTGTGGCATTAGACAATCTTCTCTTGTGTTTCTCTTCTCCTCCATTTTGAAAGTCTCTTTTGGTTTTGAGTTTGCCTTTGTTTGGGTTCTAAATAGTTGGGAGTTGTGTGCATGTATGCATGTCACTTGTGTGATTGTGTGTGATGGTTGTGGAGTAGGTTTGGTTTCACTTTTGCCTTGAGATTTTTGAAACCAAACATATAGCTACCATTTCATTCCCCATTGGTTAATGATGTGCTGTTTTATTTTCTAGGCTACATCTCCTATGGTCACATATATAAATAGAGAAAACATCATCTGAATAAGTACTTAGATAATGTTTTCTATGTATGTTTAACTGCCAATGGTTCttagtgttgtttttttttactgttttgcactatgttgaattattttatattgtttactACTGTATATGAATAATCATAATCGTTAAATACAAATCAAACTATTACTGTAGCATCCTTAGATTTATAATCTAGGGACATCCCTAAATGATGtgccctcatatatatatatatatatatatatataacatcgaTTCTCTACGCACGTTCACAGATTCGTAATCTGTGAAAATTGCTCTGagccgttggatttcaatccaacagtCTCTGCACTATTCAGTGAACATTAACACTGTGTTTATGAACATCACACAGTAAAAAGTGGGGTGAACagtattttccaaaattaaattCTCCCAATTTACACTATTCATAGTATTGTTTCATTTGAATAATACTGTTGAGTTCAAATTCgaaattgattttaaatttgatacacttgtttttagtttttcatataataatatagaaaaaaatattcaatgtagCTATTGTTGCtgtgaattttataatttatttaatggaATTAGAGTCATAAATTTATAactatattattgttattttaataaagtgaataaatcatgaaaatatattaaaaaaaaatatgaactacATTAATGATACAAAAt from Dioscorea cayenensis subsp. rotundata cultivar TDr96_F1 chromosome 9, TDr96_F1_v2_PseudoChromosome.rev07_lg8_w22 25.fasta, whole genome shotgun sequence includes these protein-coding regions:
- the LOC120268842 gene encoding pentatricopeptide repeat-containing protein At2g18520, mitochondrial-like, yielding MAIISASRRRHHSLLHHLRRLSTITSSGGAQSSDAQSPPTVSIISVSAAKSRLRREFDPDKALAILSSLPSNPSPSSRFAFDLAVRRLVRSGRLSDIQSLLRSRLLNSSSSSHEPFLASLILSYGTGRMLDDALSLFEDLPSLGSPRTVISFNALLSACIKAKLPARAPTLFFDLSEKHSIVPDNISYSILIKSLFLSGNSDKALETLKVMEDKGMEITAITYTTVLDSLYKEGFFEEAEKLWTTMLEKGCVPDLPAYNVKVSYRALHGKPEEVLKLIEEMETAGLKPDTITLNYLMTSYCNAKQYEDAKKVYKSMKGKNRRPNAATYKKLLPCLYENGDLDWGLEVFKDSVRCHKIPDFQTMKGFVERLVKASRVEDAKSVITKVRKSFPENLLGGWKALEKELGLDVEGGLSDKLETA
- the LOC120268272 gene encoding LOW QUALITY PROTEIN: ubiquinone biosynthesis protein COQ4 homolog, mitochondrial (The sequence of the model RefSeq protein was modified relative to this genomic sequence to represent the inferred CDS: deleted 2 bases in 2 codons) → MIERARVHLKGWQQAAVAIGSAFGALMDPRRADLIAALGETTGKPAFERVLERMKKNPEGREVLLNQPRVVSAQVSHAWDMPENTFGWAYARFMGTRNFSPDDRPPVRFMDSEDLAYVATRAREVHDFWHVLFGLPTNLIGESALKVIEFEQMLLPMCFLSVIGGSARFSEKQRALFFRHYFPWAARAGMSCTDLMCVYYEKHFNENLDELRRKWGIIPCPDPKAKT
- the LOC120269229 gene encoding LOW QUALITY PROTEIN: protein STRICTOSIDINE SYNTHASE-LIKE 13 (The sequence of the model RefSeq protein was modified relative to this genomic sequence to represent the inferred CDS: deleted 1 base in 1 codon) gives rise to the protein MEEKRNTREDCLMPQPWLVFFALALGLIYMDPFEMGPLGGYDYRPVKAHDIAPYKEVMEKWRADNGSKLRFGRLEFVDEVFGPESLEFDIKGRGPYAGLADGRIVRWMGGALGWETFSLVSPNWTEKACANGVYSTTPLQHKKEKLCGRPLGLRFNKITGELYIADAYHGLMVLGAEGGLATPLASHVHGNPIIFANDLDLHSNGSIFFTDTSMRYTRKDHFIILLEGEATGRLLRYDPPSKTTHVVLQGLAFPNGVQLSKDQSFLLFTETTNCRIMKYWLEGPKTGELELFANLPGFPDNVRMNDKGQFWVAIDCCRTPAQEVLSQHPWLRSIYFKLPLKLSFLGRIMSMKMFTVVCLFSEDGEVLEVLEDRGGEVVKLVSEVREVAGKLWIGTVAHNHVATLPFPFLKRK